One Chloroflexota bacterium DNA window includes the following coding sequences:
- a CDS encoding thiopeptide-type bacteriocin biosynthesis protein, with product MPNPSQWHYRQVFLQPPNTPTPTKPDLRQVCDRMLLDWEKTFGEHGSLQPHIDRWFFIRYGEGGYHVRLRYQSPPEQRTTTIDPLLDAELLRFFQEHAATVGLAQTPRAIDELYAAGYLRDLTYEPEYAKYAGTLGMALAEQHFAYSSAICLRVLQASAASGVARSFWVLELVHDLLEQFSPDPYVQALIVRSYLDYWIAQVVGDRAVFIQGLEQHYERQAPVIRQRLGSLRHNQQYPLFADWREHLRSHFADLQLAEAKQQLQSSVTAHFQRYQAELPAILAEYPLTGLLFVPNYLHLVQNRLGLSIMQELQLLYMLYRVQIAELDIAPTSVPLILEPR from the coding sequence CTACAACCACCGAATACGCCGACCCCAACCAAGCCTGATCTGCGCCAGGTCTGCGATCGAATGCTGCTCGATTGGGAAAAAACCTTTGGTGAGCACGGCAGCTTGCAGCCACATATCGATCGCTGGTTTTTTATTCGCTACGGCGAGGGCGGCTATCATGTGCGGTTGCGCTACCAAAGCCCGCCCGAACAGCGCACAACCACGATTGATCCGTTGCTGGATGCCGAGTTGTTGCGCTTTTTTCAAGAGCATGCGGCGACTGTCGGTTTGGCGCAAACGCCACGGGCAATTGATGAACTGTATGCAGCAGGCTACCTGCGCGATCTGACCTACGAGCCAGAATATGCCAAGTATGCTGGCACGCTGGGCATGGCTTTGGCCGAACAGCATTTTGCCTATTCCAGTGCGATTTGCCTGCGGGTATTGCAGGCCAGTGCAGCTAGTGGCGTGGCTCGCTCGTTTTGGGTGCTTGAATTAGTGCACGATCTGCTGGAGCAATTTAGCCCTGATCCGTATGTCCAAGCCTTGATTGTGCGCAGCTACCTCGATTATTGGATTGCCCAAGTGGTGGGTGATCGGGCAGTCTTTATTCAAGGCTTGGAGCAACATTACGAGCGCCAAGCACCGGTAATTCGCCAGCGTTTGGGCAGCTTGCGCCACAACCAACAGTATCCATTATTTGCTGATTGGCGCGAACATCTGCGCAGCCATTTTGCTGATTTGCAGCTAGCAGAGGCCAAGCAACAACTCCAATCGAGCGTAACAGCGCATTTTCAGCGCTATCAGGCTGAACTGCCAGCCATTTTGGCCGAATATCCACTGACTGGCTTGCTCTTTGTGCCCAATTATCTGCATTTGGTGCAAAATCGCTTGGGCTTGAGCATTATGCAAGAGCTGCAATTGCTGTATATGCTGTATCGTGTGCAAATTGCTGAACTCGATATTGCGCCAACCAGTGTGCCGTTGATTTTGGAGCCACGCTAG
- a CDS encoding ABC transporter ATP-binding protein, whose protein sequence is MAPVLVVEHLQKHYGNHKAVKDVSFSVEAGEIFGIVGPNGAGKTSSVECIIGLRPATAGTIQLLGRDLKQHGPYIRSKIGVQLQQATLPDRLTVAEALQLFGSFYPQARPWQKVIEEWGLAEQAKTAFANLSGGQKQRLFIALSLIHDPEIVFLDELTTGLDPQARRITWNLIQDVRKRGKTVVLVTHFMEEVERLCDRIAVIDQGTVIALDTPDRMIAAYQHDLRQQPVPSRDLPHPERVTFEDVFLRLIGQPAH, encoded by the coding sequence ATGGCTCCAGTATTGGTCGTAGAACATCTGCAAAAACACTATGGCAATCATAAAGCAGTCAAAGATGTTTCATTCAGTGTTGAGGCTGGGGAGATTTTTGGGATTGTTGGCCCGAACGGGGCCGGAAAAACGTCATCGGTGGAATGTATTATTGGCCTACGTCCGGCAACTGCTGGCACGATTCAGCTTTTGGGTCGCGATTTGAAGCAGCATGGCCCATATATTCGCAGCAAAATTGGCGTGCAACTGCAACAAGCAACCTTACCGGATCGCCTGACGGTGGCCGAAGCATTGCAACTGTTTGGCTCGTTTTATCCCCAAGCGCGGCCTTGGCAAAAAGTGATTGAGGAATGGGGCTTGGCCGAGCAAGCCAAAACCGCCTTTGCTAATCTCTCTGGTGGCCAAAAGCAACGCTTATTTATTGCGCTTAGCCTGATCCACGACCCCGAAATTGTGTTTCTCGATGAATTGACGACTGGTCTTGACCCACAGGCGCGGCGGATTACCTGGAATTTAATTCAAGATGTGCGCAAACGTGGCAAAACCGTAGTTTTGGTCACCCACTTTATGGAAGAAGTTGAGCGTTTATGCGACCGAATTGCGGTAATCGATCAAGGCACCGTGATTGCGCTGGATACGCCAGATCGCATGATTGCGGCTTATCAACATGATTTGCGCCAACAACCAGTGCCCAGCCGCGACCTGCCGCACCCCGAACGAGTAACCTTTGAAGATGTCTTTTTACGCTTGATCGGCCAGCCAGCCCATTAA
- a CDS encoding ABC transporter permease, with protein sequence MHAFWQIVRTELRLMGRDLTNLSFIVFFPAVMALVLGLQMPAGPSQTANALMMLAFGPMIFGIMAFPMSLVNYRERGMLRRLQITPISPLRYLLAQALVGLLLVLLGGLVVLILSVVVLKLPLPANPLGLIASFLVGAIAFSALGALLGSRIRNTRSIQVVSILVFGAMAVVLVSSTTNQSGLLQQIGAWVPARHLVQLIEANWLGLSFNIWPSLAVLALLTVVSLGSATKLFRWE encoded by the coding sequence ATGCACGCTTTTTGGCAAATTGTACGAACTGAATTGCGCTTGATGGGGCGTGATCTGACCAACCTTAGCTTTATTGTGTTTTTTCCAGCGGTGATGGCCTTGGTTTTGGGGTTACAAATGCCCGCTGGACCGAGCCAAACCGCCAATGCCTTGATGATGTTGGCGTTTGGCCCGATGATTTTTGGGATTATGGCGTTTCCGATGAGCTTGGTGAATTATCGGGAGCGTGGTATGTTGCGGCGCTTGCAAATCACCCCAATCTCGCCGCTACGCTATTTGTTAGCTCAAGCCTTGGTTGGCTTGTTGTTGGTATTACTAGGCGGCTTGGTTGTTTTAATCCTCAGTGTAGTAGTTTTAAAATTGCCGTTGCCTGCCAACCCACTTGGCTTGATTGCCAGCTTTTTAGTTGGGGCAATCGCCTTTTCGGCCTTGGGCGCTTTGCTTGGCAGTCGTATTCGCAATACCCGCAGTATCCAAGTTGTTAGCATTTTGGTGTTTGGAGCGATGGCGGTGGTGCTGGTTTCGAGCACAACCAACCAATCGGGCCTGCTTCAACAAATTGGCGCTTGGGTGCCTGCACGCCATTTGGTGCAATTAATCGAAGCAAATTGGTTGGGATTAAGTTTTAATATTTGGCCAAGTTTGGCTGTATTGGCCTTGTTAACTGTGGTCAGCCTTGGCTCGGCAACCAAATTATTTCGCTGGGAATAG
- a CDS encoding homocysteine synthase, which yields MADEVKFNRFETLALHGGQKPDPTTGSRAVPIYQTTSYAFRDTDHAAALFSLAEPGNIYTRIMNPTNDVFEQRLALLEGGIGALALSSGQAAETFAILNVAEAGDNIVSATNLYGGTYNLFHHTLPRWGVQTRFVDASDPENFRAAVDERTKAFYLESIGNPKLQIPDFEKIAQIAHEVGVPLIVDNTAATPFLLRPIEHGADIVVHSATKFIGGHGTTIGGVIVDAGKFDWAASGRFTQYTTPDQSYHGLRFADLGAPAYILKARVQLLRDFGSCLSPFNSFLLLQGLETLHLRLERHVQNAAAVAKFLTEHKNVEWVNYPGLPGHPSYELAQKYLPKGAGALVGFGLKGGLAAGRSFIDKLQLFSHLANIGDSKSLAIHPATTTHQQLTDEERLATGVTADYVRLSVGTEAIDDILADLEQALA from the coding sequence ATGGCTGACGAAGTGAAATTCAACCGATTCGAAACCTTAGCGCTCCATGGTGGTCAAAAACCCGATCCAACCACTGGTTCGCGGGCTGTGCCAATTTACCAAACCACCTCGTATGCCTTTCGGGATACCGACCATGCTGCGGCGTTGTTCTCATTGGCCGAGCCTGGTAACATTTATACGCGGATTATGAATCCCACCAACGATGTGTTTGAGCAACGCTTGGCTTTGCTCGAAGGTGGGATTGGCGCTTTGGCACTTTCATCAGGCCAAGCCGCTGAAACCTTTGCGATTTTGAACGTCGCTGAAGCTGGCGATAACATCGTTTCAGCAACCAACTTGTATGGTGGCACTTACAACTTATTCCATCACACCTTGCCACGTTGGGGCGTGCAAACCCGCTTCGTCGATGCTAGCGACCCAGAAAACTTCCGCGCTGCGGTAGACGAACGCACCAAAGCTTTCTACTTGGAAAGCATTGGCAATCCCAAGTTGCAAATCCCTGATTTTGAAAAGATTGCCCAAATTGCCCATGAAGTTGGCGTGCCGTTGATTGTCGATAACACTGCTGCAACTCCATTCTTGTTGCGGCCAATCGAGCACGGTGCAGACATCGTTGTGCACTCAGCAACCAAATTTATTGGTGGCCACGGCACGACGATTGGTGGGGTGATTGTTGATGCAGGCAAGTTCGATTGGGCTGCCAGCGGTCGCTTCACCCAATACACCACGCCTGATCAATCGTATCACGGCTTGCGCTTTGCTGATTTGGGCGCACCAGCCTACATTCTCAAAGCTCGGGTGCAATTGTTGCGCGACTTTGGTTCATGTCTCAGCCCATTCAACTCGTTCTTGTTGTTGCAAGGCTTAGAAACTCTGCACCTGCGCTTGGAACGCCACGTTCAAAACGCTGCGGCTGTTGCCAAGTTCTTAACTGAACATAAGAATGTCGAATGGGTCAACTACCCAGGCTTGCCCGGCCACCCATCATACGAATTGGCGCAAAAGTATCTTCCCAAGGGTGCTGGTGCCTTGGTTGGCTTTGGGCTTAAAGGTGGTTTGGCTGCTGGTCGGAGCTTTATCGATAAGTTGCAATTGTTCTCGCACTTGGCCAACATTGGCGACTCGAAGTCGTTGGCAATTCACCCAGCGACCACGACTCACCAACAATTGACCGATGAAGAACGCTTGGCAACGGGTGTGACCGCCGATTACGTTCGTTTGTCAGTGGGTACGGAAGCTATCGACGATATTCTCGCCGATTTGGAACAAGCCCTTGCTTAA
- a CDS encoding homoserine O-acetyltransferase: protein MTDTVTLGDVPTVTQPAWGRSVGFVTPQVQIFTEPFRTASGALIPAPWQLSYETYGKLNADRSNVILLCHALSGDAHAAGRYSVHDSKAGWCEPFIGPGRAFDTDRYFVICSNILGGCGGSTGPSSLHPHTGTHWGSRFPVLTIGDIVAAQVRLLDALGIERLLAVAGGSLGGMQALEWAASWGDRVRGVIALATTARSSAMAMALSAVGRQAIVSDPDWRGGDYYGTAGPANGLATARRIGHISYLSAEALEEKFDRRWQHEASPQWSHQPEFAVESYLDYQGRAFVQRFDANSYLVISRAMDYFDLGQRVGGLSTAFANTQARFFVATWSSDWLYPERDGEIIQQAAQAAGRAVVHYPFHSTKGHDAFLLEDAQLTPPLIDWLASLSA from the coding sequence ATGACCGATACCGTCACCTTGGGCGATGTGCCGACCGTTACCCAACCTGCTTGGGGACGGTCGGTTGGCTTTGTAACGCCGCAAGTGCAGATCTTCACTGAGCCGTTTCGCACTGCGAGCGGCGCTTTGATTCCAGCACCATGGCAACTAAGCTATGAAACCTATGGAAAACTTAATGCCGATCGCTCAAATGTGATTTTGCTGTGCCATGCGCTATCGGGCGATGCCCATGCTGCTGGTCGATATAGTGTTCACGATAGCAAAGCTGGTTGGTGCGAACCCTTTATTGGCCCAGGCCGCGCCTTTGATACCGACCGCTATTTTGTGATTTGCTCGAATATTTTGGGTGGTTGTGGTGGCTCAACTGGGCCATCATCACTGCATCCCCACACCGGAACCCACTGGGGCAGCCGTTTTCCAGTTTTGACGATTGGCGATATCGTGGCGGCCCAAGTGCGCTTGCTTGATGCTTTGGGAATTGAACGCTTACTGGCGGTTGCAGGTGGCTCACTTGGTGGCATGCAAGCGCTCGAATGGGCGGCGAGCTGGGGTGATCGGGTGCGAGGTGTGATTGCCTTAGCGACCACGGCACGTTCCTCGGCTATGGCCATGGCTTTGAGTGCAGTTGGTCGCCAGGCGATTGTCAGTGATCCCGATTGGCGCGGCGGCGATTATTATGGCACGGCTGGCCCAGCTAATGGCTTAGCCACCGCCCGCCGGATCGGCCATATCAGCTATTTGAGTGCTGAAGCCTTAGAAGAAAAGTTCGATCGGCGTTGGCAGCACGAAGCCTCACCACAATGGAGCCATCAGCCCGAATTTGCGGTCGAGAGCTATCTTGATTATCAAGGGCGAGCGTTTGTGCAGCGCTTTGATGCCAACAGCTATTTGGTGATTTCGCGGGCTATGGATTATTTTGATTTGGGTCAGCGAGTTGGTGGTCTCTCCACAGCCTTTGCTAACACCCAAGCGCGATTTTTTGTGGCGACATGGAGCAGCGATTGGCTCTACCCTGAGCGTGATGGCGAGATCATTCAACAAGCAGCGCAGGCAGCTGGCCGTGCGGTTGTGCATTATCCCTTTCATAGCACCAAAGGCCATGATGCCTTTTTGCTTGAAGATGCTCAACTAACCCCGCCGTTGATCGATTGGCTTGCTAGTTTAAGCGCCTAA
- a CDS encoding DUF4388 domain-containing protein yields the protein MALEGNLRDLSISDLIQLVDLSKKTGATHVQALQGDESVEGYLYFRDGRITGATLGNLEPLEAALTFFTFHEGQFRFYEQAVPPPTITSSNEMIIMEGIDRQDRWAEIEQFVPNTNVVLRLVQNPDTGSRDINLAADEWRVLTMINGKNTVALIAERTGLGWFRSCEIVANLLRNGLIEKKELNLAESLFPQFEEMARGALGNSASVLLSEAYRRVGIEPTANNASNEQVHAAISAFEESIRLLVGRPNATQLADKLRERAVRILGSR from the coding sequence ATGGCACTTGAAGGTAATTTGCGAGATCTGAGTATCTCCGACCTGATTCAACTCGTTGACTTGAGTAAAAAAACAGGCGCAACTCATGTTCAGGCGCTCCAAGGCGATGAATCGGTTGAGGGCTACCTGTATTTTCGTGATGGCCGGATTACTGGTGCAACGCTTGGCAATTTGGAGCCGCTCGAGGCTGCCCTGACCTTCTTCACGTTCCACGAAGGTCAGTTCCGTTTTTATGAACAAGCTGTGCCACCGCCAACAATTACTTCATCCAACGAGATGATCATTATGGAAGGGATCGATCGCCAAGATCGCTGGGCCGAAATTGAGCAGTTTGTGCCCAATACCAATGTCGTCCTGCGCTTGGTGCAAAATCCCGATACCGGCTCGCGGGATATTAATCTCGCTGCCGATGAATGGCGCGTGCTGACGATGATCAATGGCAAAAATACTGTTGCTTTGATCGCTGAACGCACTGGTTTAGGTTGGTTTCGCTCGTGCGAAATCGTGGCAAATTTATTGCGCAATGGCTTAATCGAAAAAAAAGAGCTGAATCTGGCTGAGTCGTTGTTTCCTCAATTCGAGGAGATGGCCCGTGGAGCCTTAGGCAATTCAGCCAGCGTCTTGCTCTCCGAGGCCTATCGTCGAGTTGGCATCGAGCCAACTGCCAATAATGCTTCCAACGAGCAAGTTCATGCTGCAATCAGCGCATTCGAGGAGTCAATTCGTTTGTTGGTTGGTCGCCCGAATGCGACGCAATTGGCCGATAAATTACGCGAACGGGCTGTCCGCATCCTTGGTAGTCGCTAA
- a CDS encoding GTPase domain-containing protein: MAIINVGVREIHCKIVYYGPGMCGKTTNLQYIHSQVPREAKGDLLSIATETERTLFFDFLPLDLGKVRGFSTRFHLYTVPGQILYERTRVAVLNGADGVVFVADSQRDKLQEDIKSLQELARNITRQNKKFSEFPIVLQYNKRDMPGALPTPVMDKYLNPLGWQRYEAVATTGVGVFDTLKAISKLVISKL; encoded by the coding sequence ATGGCGATTATCAACGTAGGGGTTCGCGAAATTCACTGTAAAATTGTCTATTATGGCCCCGGTATGTGTGGCAAAACGACTAATTTGCAGTATATTCACAGCCAAGTACCCCGCGAAGCAAAAGGCGATCTATTGTCGATTGCAACCGAGACCGAACGCACGCTCTTTTTTGACTTTCTACCGCTCGACCTAGGTAAGGTGCGCGGTTTCTCAACCCGTTTCCATTTGTACACGGTTCCTGGCCAAATTTTGTACGAACGCACCCGCGTCGCCGTGCTGAATGGGGCCGATGGGGTGGTCTTCGTCGCCGACTCGCAACGTGATAAGCTCCAAGAAGATATCAAAAGTTTGCAAGAGTTGGCCCGTAATATCACTCGCCAAAACAAGAAGTTCAGCGAATTCCCCATCGTGTTGCAATATAATAAACGTGATATGCCCGGTGCATTGCCCACCCCAGTCATGGATAAATATTTGAATCCGTTGGGCTGGCAACGCTATGAGGCCGTCGCAACCACTGGCGTAGGTGTATTCGATACACTCAAAGCCATTAGCAAACTCGTGATTAGCAAACTCTAA
- a CDS encoding roadblock/LC7 domain-containing protein, producing MDPQLASLIVPPEEVAHIDECLTRLVEDTGGNYALLLDKSGQVIAASGDGNRQDTTALGALIAGSFASSQQIAKLLREKDFRMLLQQGVRENLFIALIDDQWILTIIFNKGTHIGLVKVLTKKATEELASVLERVRKQHKSRDEVLGSNFRTSMEDTIDLLFRD from the coding sequence ATGGATCCACAACTAGCTAGTTTAATTGTTCCGCCAGAGGAAGTCGCCCATATTGACGAATGTTTAACGCGCCTTGTGGAAGATACTGGCGGTAACTATGCGTTGCTGCTCGACAAAAGTGGCCAGGTTATTGCCGCTTCGGGTGATGGCAATCGCCAAGATACCACGGCCTTGGGCGCGTTGATCGCCGGATCGTTCGCCTCATCTCAACAGATCGCGAAACTGTTGCGTGAAAAGGATTTCCGCATGCTCTTGCAACAAGGCGTGCGCGAAAATCTCTTTATCGCCTTGATCGATGACCAATGGATTTTGACCATTATTTTCAATAAGGGTACGCACATTGGGCTGGTGAAGGTCTTGACCAAAAAGGCGACCGAAGAACTCGCCTCCGTCTTGGAGCGCGTGCGGAAACAACACAAATCGCGAGATGAAGTGTTGGGGAGCAATTTCCGTACTTCCATGGAAGATACGATTGATTTGCTTTTCCGCGACTAG
- a CDS encoding roadblock/LC7 domain-containing protein, translated as MSKTLRDVLNQFRTLENVELAAVAGTDGLLIESSARSGVDVDAICAVASNGLAMAEALGREINKGGSVQTVLEYDQGLILLEPVSSDAMLVVLTSSRELLGKLRYMAQAHRANLDAALAAI; from the coding sequence ATGAGCAAGACACTGCGTGATGTGCTAAATCAATTTCGCACACTGGAAAACGTAGAACTCGCTGCGGTTGCAGGAACCGATGGTCTTTTAATTGAAAGCTCAGCGCGTTCTGGGGTTGATGTTGACGCGATCTGCGCGGTAGCATCGAATGGCTTAGCCATGGCTGAGGCGCTCGGTCGGGAAATCAACAAAGGTGGCTCGGTGCAAACTGTGCTCGAATATGATCAAGGCTTGATCCTACTCGAACCAGTCAGCAGCGATGCTATGCTGGTCGTGCTAACCAGTTCACGCGAACTGTTAGGCAAGTTACGCTATATGGCTCAAGCCCATCGTGCCAACTTAGATGCAGCCTTGGCCGCGATCTAA